DNA from Desulfarculus baarsii DSM 2075:
CAACAACGCCGTGGTGGCCTTTTATCACGTCTATCGCACGGTGGCCATCGCCGTGGTTTTGGGCCTGGGCCATGGGCCCATCGGCCTGATGGCCGCCCACATCAGCGCCGAGGCCCTGAAGGCCCTGCTGCACGCGGTGTTGTGCTATCGCTTGCTGCCCCATCTGCGGCCGGACTGGCGGGCCTTTTCACCACGCACGGGCCTGATGCTGATCAGCTTCGGGGCGCTGAGCACGTTGCTGAGCGTGGGCGATTTGCTGCGTTTTCAGCTCGACCAGGCGGTGATCGGCAAGTTTTTGGATTTCACGCAGATAGCCATCTACGCCGTGGCGGCGATGCTGGTGCGCTATATGCTGCGCATCGTGGGGGCGTTCGTGGACGTGCTGACGCCACGGCTAACCTCGCTGACCGGCGGCGGCCACGCGGCGATGACGACCGAGCTTTTTTTGCGGTCGCTGACGATCAGCTCGACCATCAGCCTGATCCTCTGCGCGGGGCTGGTGTTGTTGGGCTGGCCGTTTTTGCGCCTGTGGCTGGGCCAGGGCTTCCAGGGCTCGGTGGCGGTGTTGTGGATTCTGGCCGTGTCCTTCACCGCCGACCTGATGCAGGCCCCGGCCGTTTCGGTGATGTTCGCCCGCGAGCGGCACGGGCTGCTGGCGGCCATAAATATGATCGAGGGCGCGTGCAACCTGGCCCTTAGCATCTACCTGGCCCCGCGGATGGGCATCGTGGGCGTGGCCCTGGGCACGGCCGCGCCGATGCTGGTCAACAAGCTGCTTGTCCAGCCGCTGGTGGTCTCGCGCGAGCTGGGCCTGTCGTACTGGCGCTATTGGCGGCCGGTGGGCCTGCCGCTGGTGCTGATGGCGTTGGTGACGGCCGCCGGTTTCGCCCTGGGCCTGCCTTATGACAACACCATGGGCTGGCTGGGCTTTCTGGGCTGGGCCGTGGCCGTGGCCGCGCCGTTCGCGGCCTTCATGGTCTTCACGCTGGTGCGCCACGGCGTGGACTTGACCCGTGGCGCGGGCCAACCGACGCCCTAGCGGGCCCCGCCGCCGCGCGCCGCGCTTTCGTCGGCTTTTGCGCCTCCCCCAACACGCCCGCGACCTCGCCACGCCCCAAAACGTCCGCTCGCCGGCCTGAGCCAGGCCGTGGCCACGCCGCGCTTTCGCGCCGGCGGGGCAAGCCATTTTTGTTTGACCTACCCCCTCTGACGCCTCACGCCCCACAACCCAAGCCGACTTGGATACCCCTTTTGGGATCACTATGCCGCCTTGACGAAATGGAGCAGCGAGCCCTCGGCCAGGGCGTAGTCCTCGGCCTCCAGCATGGCCAAAAGCATGGCCTCGTCTCTGGCCGACGCGCGGCCCGTCAGTTGGGCGCGGTCGGAGGTCGGCGGCAGGGTCACTTCACGCCCAGTTTCTTGCGCAATTCGTCAATTTCTTTCTCCGTCCGCACCATCTCTTCGCGCCATTTGGCCGGCAGGGAATCAAAGTCCTTGGCGGCGCAGACCGCTTTGACAAATTCCTCTCGATCATTGCGTTCGAGAAAGGTTGACATGTTTATCACTATGGCCGCCCTACGGCTTAACTCGGCGTTCACTTTATTCCTCCTTGGGGCCAAGCAGATCGGCGGAAACAACCACTGCTTTACGGTTCAACACAATGATATATCCCTCTTTTTCAATTTAATTGCGTTATACCCCTGGGCAATGGTTGAACGTCCTGGCTTGGGTCACAACCCAAGCCGGCTTGGATACCCCTTTTGGGTAGTGCCAAAAATTAGCACGTTTTTCCGGCTGGTTGTAAGGCGTTTTTGTATAACCTACCCTGAAAGGGGCGTGCGGCGGGCCATGTTTTGTGGGGGGGTGTACGGCGCTCTAGGTTTTCAGGGATTTTGGGGCGCGCCGGGCTCGGCAAGCCAGATGTCGGACTCGCTAGTTTGAGCGTTTCGCTCCAGAGTGTATCGCCAGCTTCAATAAATTAGAATGATCGTAGAAGTTTATTGCCAGCAAAGAAAATCCCTGCTACATTCGCGGTGACAACGGACCAAAGGCGCGCCCGAACCGCCCATGCCTCTGCCTCGATCACCGCGCGGGGTCATCGTGAAGTACGTCATCAATCTGCAAACGCCCGATCCAGCCAGACGTTCGGCCAGCATCGACTACCGCCTGGAGGACGCCCCGCCGGCCGCCCGCAGCGTGGTGGAGATCTGGCGCTTGCGGCCGGGGCTGATCCTCAACGTGGCGCGCCTGGCGCCGCACGCCACTGAGCGCGACAGTTTCGACATCGACCAGGGGCCGGTGCAGTTCGGCTTCACCGTGGCTGGCCAAAATCGTTGCTCCTACGCCAACGGCCGCCTGGCCGGCCAGAGCCACGAGCTGACTCCCGGTTGCAACAGCATTTTTCATCTATCGAAAACCAAAGGCAATATCGACCACGCCCCCGACAAGGCCATGTGCGTTGTCGGCGTCATGGCCACGCCGGAGTTTTTGAGCCAATACCTGGACGACGCGCAGAGCCCGCCGCCCAAGCTTCTGTGGCCGACCCTGGACGGCCGGGCCGACAGCCAGTTCGCCTGGTATGGCCGGCCCCATCCGCGCAAGGACGCCCTGGTGCGCGAGCTGCTGAGCCACCCCCATCAGGGCGGCCTGGAGCGCATGCGCCTGGAGGGCCTGGTGCTGCAACTGGTCGGCGGGCAACTGGCCGAGCTGGCCATGGCCGAACGCCAGCGCCCGACGGCGGCGCCGCTGCTGCGCGGTGACGACCTGGAGCGCGTGGGCCTGGCCCGGCGCATCCTGCTCCAGCGGGCCGAAGACCCGCCCAGCCTGCGCCAACTGGCCCGCGAGGCCGGCCTCAACGAAAAAAAGCTCAAGTACGGCTTTCGTCAGGTCTTCGGGACGTCGGTTTTCGCCTATCTGCGCGATCATCGCCTGGAAACGGCCAAGGGCCTGCTGGAGTCGGGCCGCATGAACGTCAGCGAGGCGGCCTTTTGCGTGGGCTACGCCAGCCTCAGCCACTTCAGCCGCGCCTTCAAGCGGCGCTTTGGCCTCAATCCCAGCGATTGCCTCCAGGCCCCGCCGCTCTGAGCCTTGGCCCGCAGGCCGCAAAAAGTCCGTCCAAGGCAAAAATGGTCCCCGCCAAGATTAGACGCTTCTAACAAAATCCGCTATTAGGGGTGCAAGCGTCTTGCGTCGCCCCGCCCAGGCCAAGGATCGGCGGGGCCGTCTTGGATCGAATCTCCGGCCGGGGCCGTCTGGTCTTTTTCGCGCTCCGGCCGCCTGGAAAGGGCCATGCCATGAAAAAAGCCGTTTTCATCGCCGCCTGGCTGTTGTTGTTGCCGGCCCCGTGCCTGGCCGCCGACAACCAATCGGCCGTGGTTCTGGAACAAGTCACGGTCAGCGCCGGCAAGCGCGAGAGCGCCTTGCAGGATTTCGCGGGCAGCGTCTCGGTGGTCGATGAAGCCACCCTGGAGGAAAAAGGGGCCTGGACCTTGGGCGAGGCCCTGCAACTGACGCCCAACGCCTATATGAAAACGGCCCTTTCGGGCAACACCGTGGTCATTCGCGGCCTGTCGACCATCGACACGTCGCTGTTCAGCCCGGCCGGGCTCTACGTCGATGACGTGGCCTATCCGCTGACCTACATGCAGAACCTGGATTTTCTGGACGTCGAGCGGCTGGAGGTCTTGCGCGGGCCCCAGGGCGCGCTCTACGGGGCCAACAGCGAGGCGGGCGTGGTCAACGTGACGCTCAACCAGCCCGGCCCCCAGGTCAAGGCCAAGGCCCAGCTCGATTACGGCGATTATGACACCCTGCGCATGGTGGGCCAGGCCTCCGGCCCGGTCTACGCCGACAAGGTCTTTTTCGGCGCGTCACTGTTGCGCGCCAGCAGCGACGGCTACGTGGAAAACCTCTACAAGCACGACGACCGGGCCTCCAAGGAGGAGCTGACCGGCGCGCGGGGCGTGCTGCGCCTGACGCCCGGCCCGGACTGGGACGTCTCACTGGCCGTTGACGGCAGCCGCCAGAACCTGGGCCTGGGCATTATGCGTTATCTGGACGGGCCCAACCGCACCGAGGCCTTCGAGGTGCGCTCCAACGCCGCCGACGTGGCCCACGAGGACGCGCTGGGTCAGTCGCTGCGCGTCAAATACGCCGGACGCTGGGCCGATCTGCTTTCGATCACCGCCCACCGCGACTATGCCTACGATTTCGAGATGGACGCCGACCGCACCTCCCTGCCCGTGGCCCGCTCCAACATGGACCTGGACCAGTCTTCGTGGAGCCAGGAGTTGCGCCTTAGCTCCAAGGCGGCCGGGCCCCTTTCCTGGCTGGCCGGCGTCTATGGCAAGCGCGACGAACTGGACGTGAGCATGGACTGGACCAGGGCCGTGGCGGCGATGTCCAGCAAGCTCAAAACCGACTCGACCCTGGAAAACTACGCCGCCTTTGGCCAGGCCACCTACGCCATCATCGAGGGCCTGCGCCTGAGCGCCGGCCTGCGCGCCGAGGCCTGGCGGACCTCGGGCCAGCAGCGCTATCGCACCATTAGCCTGGACCGCTCCTACGAAAAAGATCTCGACGACGTGGAGATCTTGCCCATGGCCACCCTGGCCTACGATCTTCGCGCCGGCGTCATGGCCTACGCCACCATCTCCACCGGCTTTTTGGCCGGCGGCTACAATTACTTCTCGTCCAACTGCCTAGACACCTTCACCTATCAGCCCGAGCACACCGTCAACTACGAACTGGGCCTCAAGACGTCCTGGCTCGACGACAGGCTGACGGCCAACGTCGCCCTGTTTTACACCCAGATCCGCGACAAGCAGGTGCGCGAGGAGGCCCCCGGCGGCGGCATCGGGGCCTGGAGCTTCACCAACGCCGCCGAGGCCCACTCCAGCGGCGGCGAGATCGAGCTGGCCGCCCGGCCCATCCAGGGCCTGACCCTCTCGGCCGGCCTGGGCTACGCCGCCACCGAGGTCGACGACTGGACCACCACCAGCGGCGGCGTCACCTACGATTATCAGGGCAAGCAACTGCCCTGGGCCCCCGAGTTGACCTACAACCTGGCCGCTGATTATCACCACGCCTCGGGCCTGTTCGCCAGGGCCGATCTCTTTGGCGCGGGCAAGCAATATTTCGACGCCGAAAACACCCTCTCCGACAACGGCTACCAACTGGTGGGCCTGCGCCTGGGCTACGAGGCCGCCCACTACAACGTCTCCCTGTGGTGCAAAAACCTCTTTGACGCCGACTACGCCAACAAAAAGGTCACCGACGCCTCGGGTTACACCCTCATCGAAGACGGCGCGCCCCGCACCTACGGGGTCAGCCTGGGCTGGAGGTTCTAGCAAATGCCGTGCGAAATCAACGACGACGCCCAGAGTTTCGGCCCCCTGGCCCAGTGGTTGCAGGGCCCGGTGCTCCTGGCCCTGGCCGAGGCGGCCATCGAACTGGATCTGCCGGAGTTGCTGGCCCAGACCGGCGACCTCGACGCCTTGGCCCGAATGCTGGGGGCCCATCGGGTCAATCTGGGCCTGCTTCTGGACGCCATGACGGCCATGGGCCTGGCCGTCAAGCAAGACGGCCGCTACGCCAACACGGCCCTTGGCGAGATGTATCTGCGCCGCCAGCGCGACACCTATCTTGGTGATATGCTGATTAATCTCAAGCAGATGCAGCATCGCCACCTGGACAAGCTGGCCGAGTTGGTCCGTAGCGGCCCGCCCGAGGTCCACGGGGCGCAACGCCTGAGCTCCCCGGAGCGCTGGCGGGCCTCGGCCGGTCATCTGGCCAATTATCAGCGGGCCTACCTGGCCCCGCTGGCCGTGGAGCTGGTCGAGGCCCTGCCCGAGTTTCCGGCCATGAAGCGCGCCCTGGACCTGGGCGGCGGGCCGGGCCTGGTGATCATGGCCCTGCTGGAACGTCGACCGGATCTGCGCGGGGCGCTCTGCGACCTGCCGCCGCTGGCGGAGGTGGCCCGCGAGCACGCCGCCGCCCGCAACCTGGAGGGCCGCCTGGCGTTTATCGCCGGCGACTACAACCAGGTCGACCTGGGCCAAGGTTACGATCTGATCTGGGCCAGCCACACCCTCTATTACGCCAAGGACATGGACGCCTTCATGCAAAAGCTTTTGGCCGCCCTCAATCCCGGCGGGGTGTTCATCTGCCTGCACGAGGGCCTGACCGAGGCCCGCACGGCCCCGTCCCTGCACGTCCTGGCCCGGCTGTGCCTGGCCCTGGAGGGCCAGGACGTCTCGTTTGACCACGGTTTTTTGGCCGAAAACATGCGCCGGGCCGGTTTCGCCAGAGTGACCAGTCGGCCCATCGATGGGCCCATGGGCCTGGTGTGGCTGGACGTGGCCCGCAAGGCCCGCGCGGAGGAGCAATGAAACGCCTGATCTACTTGGTGGTGCTGTGCCTGCTGGCGGCCTCGCCGGTCGGCGCGGCCGAACCTCTGCGTCTGAGCGGCCCGCCGGTGGTGGAGAGCCTGCCGTTGATGGCCATGGCCAGCCAGGGTCGCTTGCCGGGGCTGGATCTGGCCGTGGAGTTCCGGCCCTGGCGCGGCCCGGATCAACTGCGGGCGATGATCGCCGGCGGCCAGGTCGACGGGGTGCTCATCACCACGGCCATGGCCGCCGTGTTGCGGGCCAGGGGCCTGCCCTGCCGGGTGCTGGCGGTGATGTCGCCGCCGGTGTGGCTCGTGACCGCCAAGCCCCGCCTGGCCAGCCTGGCCGACATGGCCGATCGGCCGATCGTCTTGCCTTTCGGCCCCGGCGAGATGCCGGCCTTGCTGCTGCGGGCCGTGGCCGCCCAAAGTGGCGTGAGCCTGCGCACCAGCCAGGCCGGCAGCGCCCTGGAGGCGGTCAACCTCTTGGCCATGGGTCGGGCCGATGGCGCCGTGCTCAGCGAGCCGGCGGCCAGTCTGGCCGTGGCCAAGGCCGGCCTGGAGCGGCCGCTGCACAAAAGCCTCGATCTGCGCCAGGCCTGGGCCCTGGCCTTTCCCCAATGCCCCCAACTGGCCAGCACCGCCTTGGCTCTGGTCGGCCCCCGCGCCAATGATCCGGCCGTGGGCCAGGCCGTGGCCAGGGCCTTTGGCCAAAGCTGCCCGTGGGTGCAAGAGCACGATGATCAGGCGCGGGCCCTGGCCGCCGCGATGTTTCCCGACCTGGCCGCCCAACTAACGCCGGGCGCGCGGCCGGTCATCAGCCTGTTGGACGGCCCCGAGGGTCAACGGGCTGCGCTGTTCGTGCTGGCGCGGCTCCACGAGCTTTCGCCAGCCGCCACCGGAGGGGTCTTGCCTGGGCCGGAACTGTGGGCTGCCCAGCCATGAGCCAGGTTCCACGGCGCGGGCGTTTGACCGGCGTGGCCTGGTCGGCGTTGGGCCTGGTTTTGCTGCTGGCGCTGTGGCAGGCGGCGGCCACGCATTACTCCAGCCTGGCCATCGCCTCGCCCTGGGATACGTTGACCGCCCTGGGCCAGATGCTGAGTCAGGGCGATTTCTGGGCCGATCATCTGTTGGTCAGCCTGGGCCGCGTGACCGTGGGCCTGGGCCTGGGTCTGGCGGCGGGCTTGAGCCTGGGCGTGCTGGCCGGGGCCTTGCCGCCGCTGCGTCGGGTGCTCTCGCCCACCCGTTGGATGCTCATGAGCGTGCCGGGGGTGGTGGTGATCATGCTGGCCATGCTGTGGTTTGGCATGGGCGGGGCCATGGTCGTGGCCATCGTGGCGACGATGGTCGCCCCGCTGATCTACATCAGCGTGGTCGAGGGCTTGGACGCGGTGGACGCGCGCCAACTGGAGATGGCCCGGGTTTATCACTTTCCGCTGGCCATGCGCCTTTATCGCATCCACGGCATGGCCATGGCCGGGCCGCTGATCGCCGGCGGCCTGATGGCCCTGGGCAGCGCCATCCGCCTGGTGGTTTTGGCCGAGGCCCTTGGCGCGGCCGAGGGCCTGGGTTACGCCCTGGCCCTGGCTCGCACCAATCTGGAGACGCCCCGTTTATACGCCTTGGCCCTGCTTTGCGTGTGCGTGGTGGCCGGGGTGGAACTGGCCGTGCTGCGGCCGGTGCGCCGCCGGGTGCTGCGCCGGGGCCAGAGGCCGCCGGCCAGCCTGGATGACGCCGCCGGCGATCAGCCAGCACCCGGCAATGGGCCGCATGACGACGCCGATCGCCCGTGGGTCCAAATCCCGCCGTGTGCTACACCCAATCGCCAAGCGCTGGATCAGGCCCAGCCGCTCGTCGCCCTGGAAGGCGTTTGCCTGGCCTACCAGGGCCGCACGGTGCTCGACGGCGTGGACCTGACCGTCAAGCCGGGCGAGGCGCTGGGCGTGCTGGGGCCCAGCGGGGCGGGCAAATCCACCCTGCTGCGGCTGATAGCCGGGCTGGAGCGGCCCGACGCCGGCCACCTGACCACAAGGGTCCGGCGTTTGGGCTACGCCTTTCAGGAGCCGCGCCTTTTGCCTTGGTGCACGGCCCAGGAAAACGTGGCCTTGCCGCTACGCGCCCTGGGCCTGGAGCGCCGCCAGGCCCTGGCCATGGCCCGCCGTCACCTGGAGCTCATGGAGCTGACCGGCCGCGAGAACGCCTTTCCGGCCGAGCTTTCCGGCGGCATGCGTCAGCGGGTCTCGCTGGCCAGGGCCCTGGCCGTGGGGGCCGACCTGATGCTGTTGGACGAGCCCTTCACGGGCCTGGACCCGCGCCTGCGCGACGAGATGCTGCGCCTGCTGGAATCGGGCCTGCGCGAAAGCCAGGCCGCGGCGATCATGGTCACCCACGATCAGGCCGATCTGCCGGCCTGTACCGGCCGCGTCGTCGTGCTCGACGGCCCAGGGCCGTTGAAGAACCTTGCGCCGCCGGCGCGCTTCACCCGCCGCTTGGCCGGCCAAGGCGGGTTGTGAAACGGCGTTTGGAAAGCCAACTCGGCGGACTCGACCACTGATCGGCCAACAAAAAAACGCCCTGGTCAGCGCCAGTTGGCCAGGGCCGAGTCTGAACGCTGGCGAGCAACGCGCGCCGCGCAAAGCGGGCCCTGCCGCCTCGGGGCGCATCGATGTTGACTCCAGTCACGTCTGAAGGCAGACTATCACCAACTAGATCAGCCGCTTGGTCTTTAAACAAGATTGTCGTCTTGCAGTCTCCGTTTGTGCACTGGTTGGATCAAGATCAACCATACCCGCGATGGTGAACCATGGCCGAGACCAGAATGCCGACCTTCGTCCTCAGCGTGAATGACCTCGAGGCCGCCATGATCCACGCGCTGGCGCGGGGGGCGGACAACCACGGCCAGGCGTTGGGCCATGTCGTTGACCTCAAGACGCCGTGGGGACGCTCAGACGCCGCGTCCCTGGACGCCGAGACGTTCGCGGGGCTTGGCGACACGGTTTTCCTGGTGGAGATCAATTCTCCCCAGATGCAAGAGCGGATCCGGAACTCTGGCCGGGAAGTCGTCGTCATCGACCATCATCTATACCAATCCAAAGACGCTGGCCCCTTGGATCTGCGCACGGGGCTATCATCCCTGGAGCAAGTCATCAATTACACGCGCCGCCAGCCCAGCCAGCGGGTGGCGGCGCTGCCGGCGTATCTAGACATATCCTCGCCCGGGGGCCGCAAATTATCCTTCGCCGAATTAACCAGGCTGATCAGCGCCAATGACCGCGGGCACATCCCCCTTCTGGCCGCCGAGGCCATGAAAATCTTGGGGCTCGACCCGCGCGGCTATGCGCCGCCCAAGATCAAACACCAAAGTTCGCTGTGGGATGTCGCGGAACTGGACTTGGCCAAGATCGGCGCGGGCTGGGAGCAGCGGCCCGCCACCTGGGGCCAAGACGAGCAAAAACCCGCCGACTGGCAGGCCATGGAGGAACTGGTCAGAGACATCCGCCTCAGGGAAAGCGCCCTGGGCCTATGGCTGGTTGAGGGCAAGGACATCGAGGAGCTTGCCCTGCCTGAAGTTTTTCAGCGCCAATATCGGCTAACCGCCGACCTCATGGACCAGGCCATCAACTATATTGCCTGCGCCCAGGGCAAGCAAAAGCTGCGTCTGCTGGCCACCGGCCGCGACGAGGCCGCCGATCCGGCCCTGTATTTGATCCAGGCGCCGATCCGATATCGCAAGGTGTTGTTGGACGCGCTCTATTTCTGGCGGGCCGAGCAGGGTCACTCCCTGAGCGAGCGCCTTGCGGCCCTGATTGTCTTTCATGAGGACGACCACGAAGACAAGCCCCGGCTGCTGGAATTTTACGGCGACGACGCCGAGGGCGGGGCGGTGGAGCAGTGGTTCAAGCCCGAGACGCGGAGCGCTTGGGGCTCGACGCGGCTGGATTTCTGGGCGGGCGGCGGGTCGGGCTGCTTTTTCGGGGCCGAAGACCGCTTGGGCGCCGAAGCGGAGGCGTTGAACGCGCTGGCCAACCACATCCTCGACACCGTGCTCACCGGCAACCGCCCGGTGCGAAAATGGCGCACCAGCTTTTTACAGCCGCTACGCTTTTGTGATGAAGAGCTGAAAAACAAAGTCTTGGACGGTCTGCGGCAGGCCGCGAGCCAACCCCAAAGTGGTTTGTTCCCGGT
Protein-coding regions in this window:
- a CDS encoding ABC transporter substrate-binding protein, which codes for MKRLIYLVVLCLLAASPVGAAEPLRLSGPPVVESLPLMAMASQGRLPGLDLAVEFRPWRGPDQLRAMIAGGQVDGVLITTAMAAVLRARGLPCRVLAVMSPPVWLVTAKPRLASLADMADRPIVLPFGPGEMPALLLRAVAAQSGVSLRTSQAGSALEAVNLLAMGRADGAVLSEPAASLAVAKAGLERPLHKSLDLRQAWALAFPQCPQLASTALALVGPRANDPAVGQAVARAFGQSCPWVQEHDDQARALAAAMFPDLAAQLTPGARPVISLLDGPEGQRAALFVLARLHELSPAATGGVLPGPELWAAQP
- a CDS encoding helix-turn-helix transcriptional regulator, which produces MKYVINLQTPDPARRSASIDYRLEDAPPAARSVVEIWRLRPGLILNVARLAPHATERDSFDIDQGPVQFGFTVAGQNRCSYANGRLAGQSHELTPGCNSIFHLSKTKGNIDHAPDKAMCVVGVMATPEFLSQYLDDAQSPPPKLLWPTLDGRADSQFAWYGRPHPRKDALVRELLSHPHQGGLERMRLEGLVLQLVGGQLAELAMAERQRPTAAPLLRGDDLERVGLARRILLQRAEDPPSLRQLAREAGLNEKKLKYGFRQVFGTSVFAYLRDHRLETAKGLLESGRMNVSEAAFCVGYASLSHFSRAFKRRFGLNPSDCLQAPPL
- a CDS encoding ATP-binding cassette domain-containing protein codes for the protein MSQVPRRGRLTGVAWSALGLVLLLALWQAAATHYSSLAIASPWDTLTALGQMLSQGDFWADHLLVSLGRVTVGLGLGLAAGLSLGVLAGALPPLRRVLSPTRWMLMSVPGVVVIMLAMLWFGMGGAMVVAIVATMVAPLIYISVVEGLDAVDARQLEMARVYHFPLAMRLYRIHGMAMAGPLIAGGLMALGSAIRLVVLAEALGAAEGLGYALALARTNLETPRLYALALLCVCVVAGVELAVLRPVRRRVLRRGQRPPASLDDAAGDQPAPGNGPHDDADRPWVQIPPCATPNRQALDQAQPLVALEGVCLAYQGRTVLDGVDLTVKPGEALGVLGPSGAGKSTLLRLIAGLERPDAGHLTTRVRRLGYAFQEPRLLPWCTAQENVALPLRALGLERRQALAMARRHLELMELTGRENAFPAELSGGMRQRVSLARALAVGADLMLLDEPFTGLDPRLRDEMLRLLESGLRESQAAAIMVTHDQADLPACTGRVVVLDGPGPLKNLAPPARFTRRLAGQGGL
- a CDS encoding TonB-dependent receptor translates to MKKAVFIAAWLLLLPAPCLAADNQSAVVLEQVTVSAGKRESALQDFAGSVSVVDEATLEEKGAWTLGEALQLTPNAYMKTALSGNTVVIRGLSTIDTSLFSPAGLYVDDVAYPLTYMQNLDFLDVERLEVLRGPQGALYGANSEAGVVNVTLNQPGPQVKAKAQLDYGDYDTLRMVGQASGPVYADKVFFGASLLRASSDGYVENLYKHDDRASKEELTGARGVLRLTPGPDWDVSLAVDGSRQNLGLGIMRYLDGPNRTEAFEVRSNAADVAHEDALGQSLRVKYAGRWADLLSITAHRDYAYDFEMDADRTSLPVARSNMDLDQSSWSQELRLSSKAAGPLSWLAGVYGKRDELDVSMDWTRAVAAMSSKLKTDSTLENYAAFGQATYAIIEGLRLSAGLRAEAWRTSGQQRYRTISLDRSYEKDLDDVEILPMATLAYDLRAGVMAYATISTGFLAGGYNYFSSNCLDTFTYQPEHTVNYELGLKTSWLDDRLTANVALFYTQIRDKQVREEAPGGGIGAWSFTNAAEAHSSGGEIELAARPIQGLTLSAGLGYAATEVDDWTTTSGGVTYDYQGKQLPWAPELTYNLAADYHHASGLFARADLFGAGKQYFDAENTLSDNGYQLVGLRLGYEAAHYNVSLWCKNLFDADYANKKVTDASGYTLIEDGAPRTYGVSLGWRF
- a CDS encoding class I SAM-dependent methyltransferase, whose product is MPCEINDDAQSFGPLAQWLQGPVLLALAEAAIELDLPELLAQTGDLDALARMLGAHRVNLGLLLDAMTAMGLAVKQDGRYANTALGEMYLRRQRDTYLGDMLINLKQMQHRHLDKLAELVRSGPPEVHGAQRLSSPERWRASAGHLANYQRAYLAPLAVELVEALPEFPAMKRALDLGGGPGLVIMALLERRPDLRGALCDLPPLAEVAREHAAARNLEGRLAFIAGDYNQVDLGQGYDLIWASHTLYYAKDMDAFMQKLLAALNPGGVFICLHEGLTEARTAPSLHVLARLCLALEGQDVSFDHGFLAENMRRAGFARVTSRPIDGPMGLVWLDVARKARAEEQ
- a CDS encoding oligosaccharide flippase family protein: MPRFSSTVNTLFNWTAMLVAIATGLVVTPLIISHLGKPLYGAWSLVLTIVGYSALLNVGVTPAISHYVAIYRGQKDTAAMAGVISNGLILLALLCALVVGGAWLAAEPVSELLDPSGQMRQTFATMLRLGGLGAACSFLGVYFMSILQAYELFLPNNAVVAFYHVYRTVAIAVVLGLGHGPIGLMAAHISAEALKALLHAVLCYRLLPHLRPDWRAFSPRTGLMLISFGALSTLLSVGDLLRFQLDQAVIGKFLDFTQIAIYAVAAMLVRYMLRIVGAFVDVLTPRLTSLTGGGHAAMTTELFLRSLTISSTISLILCAGLVLLGWPFLRLWLGQGFQGSVAVLWILAVSFTADLMQAPAVSVMFARERHGLLAAINMIEGACNLALSIYLAPRMGIVGVALGTAAPMLVNKLLVQPLVVSRELGLSYWRYWRPVGLPLVLMALVTAAGFALGLPYDNTMGWLGFLGWAVAVAAPFAAFMVFTLVRHGVDLTRGAGQPTP